In the Campylobacter sp. RM6914 genome, one interval contains:
- a CDS encoding cysteate racemase, which yields MKQLGIIGGMGPLATADLYKKIIDLTPATCDQEHLHIVIDSFAQIEDRTKFIMGEGVSPLAKLVQSAKRLKEAGCEAMLMACNTAHFFAPDVEKEAGVKILHIAKVAVDAIKKRYPNAKDIAVIATSGTKKAGVYDNILKEYGLNSVGFSKEQQDGLMDCIYKGVKAGKTQEFVPKFNQIISEIKADVYIAACTEIPMFLPYLDGDYKFIDATLELAKVGVEFGIEREIF from the coding sequence ATGAAACAGCTAGGTATAATAGGCGGTATGGGACCCCTTGCTACGGCGGATTTATATAAAAAAATCATAGATCTAACCCCGGCTACTTGTGACCAGGAACATCTACATATAGTCATAGACAGTTTCGCACAGATCGAGGATAGAACAAAATTTATAATGGGAGAGGGCGTGAGTCCTCTTGCTAAATTAGTCCAGAGCGCTAAAAGATTAAAGGAGGCGGGTTGCGAGGCTATGCTTATGGCTTGCAACACGGCGCATTTCTTTGCTCCTGATGTAGAAAAAGAAGCCGGTGTAAAAATTTTACATATCGCAAAAGTTGCCGTAGATGCAATAAAGAAGCGCTATCCAAATGCAAAAGATATCGCTGTTATAGCAACTAGCGGAACAAAGAAAGCCGGAGTTTACGACAATATTCTTAAAGAATATGGTTTAAACAGCGTTGGTTTTAGCAAAGAGCAACAAGACGGACTTATGGACTGTATATATAAGGGAGTAAAAGCCGGTAAAACGCAAGAATTTGTGCCTAAATTTAACCAAATAATAAGCGAGATTAAGGCAGATGTTTATATCGCTGCATGCACTGAAATTCCTATGTTTTTACCTTATTTGGATGGGGATTATAAATTTATAGACGCTACTCTTGAGCTTGCTAAAGTCGGTGTCGAGTTTGGTATTGAAAGAGAGATATTTTAA
- a CDS encoding cation:dicarboxylate symporter family transporter codes for MTNLAFWVVVGIVGGILVGVFAPDLGVASKPGIDYFIKALKILIGPIIFLTIVSGIVGLESLKDLGSIGLKAFIYFEVVSTLALASGIFFGEVLRPGHGMNLDYTTLDPSSVDKYTHVDRDVGSMWSILKSAVPSDPISPFINSNTLQVLFMALVVAIVLSFLKHDYKKACLRPLEFVQHYVLKLLTWLMLFSPAAAFSAMAYLIGKFGLSSLFGMMELLAVMALASCFFIFVILGIICYFAKVNVFKFMRFISKEVLVVFATSSSETALAPLMQKLEAAGIHRGAVGLIIPTGYSFNLDCTNIYLSLSIIFLAQAFNIPLSFEHLISILIVLMITSKGAVGVTGSGFIVLAGTLAALPSTGIPVVTVAVLLGVDKFMSEMRAVGNLCGNAVGCLIVSIWDKKVDMEKFRYAIDHPEEFHFHA; via the coding sequence ATGACAAATTTAGCCTTTTGGGTCGTAGTAGGTATCGTAGGCGGTATTTTAGTTGGCGTTTTTGCACCAGATCTTGGTGTGGCAAGTAAGCCTGGTATTGATTATTTTATCAAAGCTCTTAAAATTTTAATAGGTCCTATTATATTTTTAACGATAGTTTCTGGCATAGTCGGACTTGAGAGTTTAAAAGACCTAGGAAGTATAGGACTAAAAGCATTTATATACTTTGAAGTGGTAAGCACTCTAGCTTTGGCTTCAGGTATATTTTTTGGCGAAGTTTTACGACCTGGTCATGGCATGAATCTTGACTATACAACGCTTGACCCAAGTAGTGTCGATAAATACACTCACGTTGATCGCGATGTAGGCTCAATGTGGTCGATATTAAAAAGTGCTGTTCCAAGCGACCCGATAAGTCCGTTTATAAATTCAAACACTCTTCAAGTGCTTTTTATGGCTCTTGTTGTAGCGATCGTTCTTTCGTTTTTAAAGCATGACTATAAAAAAGCATGTCTAAGACCACTTGAATTCGTTCAACATTATGTGCTTAAGCTACTTACTTGGCTTATGTTATTTAGCCCTGCGGCTGCATTTTCAGCAATGGCGTATCTAATCGGCAAATTCGGCCTTAGCTCACTTTTTGGCATGATGGAGCTTCTTGCAGTAATGGCACTTGCTAGCTGCTTTTTTATATTTGTCATACTTGGCATTATCTGCTACTTTGCAAAAGTCAATGTCTTTAAATTTATGCGCTTTATATCAAAAGAGGTTTTGGTTGTATTTGCAACAAGCTCAAGCGAAACCGCTCTTGCACCGCTTATGCAAAAGCTAGAAGCCGCCGGTATCCACAGAGGCGCAGTAGGACTTATCATACCTACAGGATACTCTTTTAACTTAGATTGCACAAACATCTATCTAAGCTTAAGTATTATATTCCTAGCACAAGCCTTTAACATACCGTTAAGCTTCGAACATCTAATCAGCATACTTATCGTGCTAATGATAACAAGCAAAGGCGCGGTTGGTGTTACAGGTTCTGGATTTATCGTATTAGCAGGAACTCTAGCAGCTCTTCCTTCAACAGGTATCCCGGTTGTAACAGTTGCAGTCTTACTGGGAGTTGATAAATTTATGTCAGAAATGCGTGCCGTTGGAAACCTATGCGGCAATGCCGTAGGATGTCTGATCGTATCGATTTGGGATAAAAAGGTCGATATGGAAAAATTCAGATATGCTATCGATCATCCTGAAGAATTTCACTTTCATGCTTGA
- a CDS encoding peptidylprolyl isomerase, whose product MRFDELKIYEPNMDELSEAKFVILDTDKGEIKLELFADEAPQTVANFVELIKSGFYNGLNFHRVIPNFVIQGGCPHGTGTGGPGWRIICECDDQNVRHERGSLSMAHAGRDTGGSQFFICHSAQPHLDGVHTVFGKCVDDESLKVLDSIRAGDKINSASVKENL is encoded by the coding sequence ATGCGTTTTGACGAATTAAAAATTTACGAACCAAACATGGATGAATTAAGTGAGGCTAAATTTGTAATTTTAGACACAGACAAGGGAGAGATAAAACTTGAACTTTTTGCAGATGAAGCGCCTCAAACAGTGGCAAATTTTGTTGAGCTTATAAAAAGCGGCTTTTATAATGGGCTAAATTTCCACCGTGTTATACCAAATTTCGTTATCCAAGGCGGATGCCCTCACGGCACAGGTACCGGCGGTCCAGGCTGGAGAATAATATGCGAATGTGACGATCAAAATGTGCGCCATGAACGCGGAAGTCTTAGTATGGCTCATGCCGGACGTGATACGGGCGGAAGTCAATTTTTTATCTGCCACAGCGCACAGCCACACCTTGACGGCGTGCATACCGTGTTTGGCAAATGTGTAGACGATGAGAGCTTAAAAGTGCTTGATAGCATAAGAGCGGGAGATAAGATAAATTCGGCTAGTGTTAAAGAAAACCTCTAA
- a CDS encoding YebC/PmpR family DNA-binding transcriptional regulator, which translates to MGRAFEYRRAAKEARWDKMSKVFPKLAKAITVAAKEGGIDPDMNPKLRAAISAAKAENMPKDNIDAAIKRANGKDSADIKTIFYDGKAAHGTQIIVECATDNPTRTVANVKAIFHKNGGEILPSGSLSFMFSRKSVFELEKPTKDIEELELELIDFGLEEIELEGESLYVYGDYTSFGTLSEGIEKLGLEVKKARLEYIPTSSISLNEEEMSEVEKLLDKLEDDDDVQAVYTNIE; encoded by the coding sequence ATGGGACGAGCATTTGAATACAGAAGAGCCGCCAAAGAAGCACGCTGGGATAAAATGAGCAAAGTTTTTCCAAAACTTGCCAAAGCTATCACTGTCGCAGCTAAAGAGGGCGGAATAGACCCTGATATGAACCCAAAACTTCGTGCGGCTATCTCTGCGGCAAAAGCCGAGAATATGCCAAAAGACAACATAGACGCTGCTATAAAACGCGCAAACGGAAAAGATAGCGCAGATATCAAAACTATATTTTACGACGGAAAAGCAGCACATGGAACACAAATCATCGTAGAGTGCGCTACGGATAACCCGACACGAACCGTGGCAAACGTCAAAGCGATATTTCACAAGAACGGAGGTGAAATTTTACCAAGCGGAAGTCTTAGTTTTATGTTTTCAAGAAAGAGCGTTTTTGAGCTTGAAAAACCTACCAAAGATATCGAAGAGCTTGAGCTTGAGTTGATTGATTTTGGGCTTGAAGAGATAGAACTTGAAGGTGAGTCACTTTATGTCTACGGCGACTATACAAGCTTTGGTACACTTAGCGAAGGTATAGAAAAGCTGGGGCTTGAAGTTAAAAAAGCAAGACTTGAATACATCCCTACATCAAGCATATCTTTAAACGAAGAAGAGATGTCTGAAGTAGAAAAACTTCTTGATAAGTTAGAAGATGATGATGACGTTCAAGCTGTTTATACAAATATAGAATAA
- a CDS encoding GNAT family N-acetyltransferase: MIFKAKKEEASRCIALLRLAMEDAAYYLAGTDNDLLCDEILVKFFQSEVNRVSYNNVYVFKISDEIVGAICVYFGGDLESLDAQILKNYSNKNSKFTLADECEEDEFYIDSIAVSKEFRGQGIATKLIEYVCKVAKERNFSKISLIVDEDKPKTLLFYESLGFKFNKKKMIYGHEYNHLIKEII, translated from the coding sequence ATGATTTTTAAAGCCAAAAAAGAAGAAGCAAGCAGATGTATAGCCTTACTTAGGCTTGCTATGGAAGATGCCGCTTATTATCTTGCGGGGACCGACAATGATTTGCTTTGCGATGAAATTTTAGTTAAATTTTTTCAAAGTGAAGTAAACAGAGTAAGTTATAATAATGTCTATGTTTTTAAAATTTCAGACGAAATCGTAGGTGCGATTTGCGTGTATTTTGGCGGTGATTTAGAGTCGCTGGATGCTCAAATTTTAAAAAACTATAGCAATAAAAATAGTAAATTTACTCTTGCTGACGAATGCGAAGAGGATGAGTTTTATATCGACAGTATCGCCGTTAGCAAAGAATTTAGAGGGCAGGGCATCGCCACAAAGCTCATAGAATATGTTTGCAAGGTTGCAAAAGAGAGAAATTTTAGTAAAATTTCACTCATTGTTGATGAAGATAAGCCAAAAACACTGCTGTTTTATGAGAGCTTGGGTTTTAAATTTAATAAGAAAAAGATGATTTACGGTCATGAGTACAACCATTTGATTAAGGAGATAATATGA
- a CDS encoding heavy-metal-associated domain-containing protein codes for MRKFKVENVHCSNCANTIKNALEDDFGVIEVDLSVEPRVISLEISDEKVANFKSEMSDLGFDVIEEI; via the coding sequence ATGAGAAAATTTAAAGTTGAAAACGTTCATTGTTCTAATTGTGCAAATACTATAAAAAATGCACTAGAGGATGATTTTGGAGTGATTGAAGTTGATTTAAGCGTTGAGCCTAGAGTGATTAGTCTTGAAATTTCAGACGAAAAAGTTGCAAATTTTAAATCGGAAATGAGCGATTTAGGATTTGATGTTATAGAAGAAATTTAA
- a CDS encoding heavy metal translocating P-type ATPase, whose protein sequence is MQKIKLNIAGMTCVNCSNAIERVAKKIEGVSFAKVNFANGLGEFEVSNAQVQALLENKIKKLGYDIAFDADEFEQKRKRHIASLRDRFIAAIVISAVIMVLEMFGEPSFIINLAMILLALFVLCFSGRSFYVHAWGAVRNKNYDMNVLVALGTASAFLYSLFVFLFPDFLPSDLRNMYVSGSAMIISFVLLGKYLEERSKAKAGDYLKTLLKISPKTALVIKPDGQNIQVDINELNIGDIVVVKSGYNIPCDGVIVQGGAEIDTSMLTGESLPVYRAVGDNVFAGTLNTNGYLSIKTAKKPTQTLLSQIVALLSDASTKKMPISRLADRVANIFVPSVILISIATFLVWYLVGKNFDYAISNAICVLIISCPCALGLATPIGIISALARGAKGGILIKNPEVLEIIKDVKFAVFDKTGTLSKGKIAVKKHSLSEHHLSLVACVENLSEHLISKAVVEYAKQNNIKIKKLTGNFKTIVGHGVAYYDDENSVIVGNEKLLRDEGIEIDAQQRAEMAEIVKDGSGIILVAIDQKFAGFITLGDELRDESVHVISTLKEHGIKTVMLSGDNESVVSASALALGVDEYYANALPSDKFELISQLGKQGRVIFVGDGINDSPSLKQADVGIAMNSGSDIAKGAGDIVLVKNDLRSVLYVIELGKSTMRTIKENLFWAFVYNIICIPIAAGVLYPVFGLLLNPIYGAIAMCFSSVTVVLNSIRLRFLKFRG, encoded by the coding sequence ATGCAAAAAATTAAGCTAAATATAGCAGGAATGACTTGCGTAAATTGCTCAAATGCAATTGAGAGAGTTGCTAAAAAGATCGAAGGAGTAAGCTTTGCAAAGGTAAATTTTGCAAATGGCTTGGGTGAATTTGAAGTATCAAACGCCCAGGTGCAGGCTTTGCTTGAAAACAAGATAAAAAAATTAGGATATGACATCGCTTTTGACGCTGATGAATTTGAGCAAAAACGAAAGCGTCATATAGCCTCTTTGCGAGACCGTTTTATAGCAGCCATAGTTATAAGCGCCGTCATTATGGTGCTTGAAATGTTTGGCGAGCCTAGTTTTATTATAAATTTAGCCATGATCTTGCTTGCGTTATTTGTTCTTTGCTTTAGCGGACGAAGCTTTTACGTCCATGCTTGGGGTGCTGTGAGAAATAAAAATTACGACATGAACGTCCTTGTGGCACTTGGTACGGCAAGCGCATTTTTGTATTCGTTATTTGTATTTTTATTTCCAGACTTTCTACCTAGCGATCTTAGAAACATGTATGTTTCAGGATCTGCTATGATAATTTCTTTTGTGCTTTTGGGTAAGTATTTAGAGGAGCGTTCAAAGGCAAAAGCGGGGGATTATCTAAAAACATTGCTTAAAATTTCACCAAAAACCGCACTTGTGATAAAGCCTGACGGTCAAAATATACAAGTTGATATAAATGAGCTAAATATCGGCGATATCGTAGTCGTTAAAAGCGGATATAACATCCCGTGTGACGGTGTTATCGTGCAAGGCGGAGCCGAGATAGACACCTCGATGTTAACAGGAGAGAGCTTGCCTGTTTATAGGGCGGTTGGCGATAATGTATTTGCCGGGACGTTAAATACAAACGGTTATCTTAGTATAAAAACCGCCAAAAAACCTACTCAAACGCTTCTTTCGCAGATCGTAGCTCTTTTAAGCGATGCAAGCACTAAAAAAATGCCTATTTCCAGACTTGCAGATCGTGTGGCAAATATTTTCGTGCCAAGCGTTATTTTGATCTCGATTGCTACATTTTTAGTTTGGTATCTAGTTGGTAAAAATTTTGATTACGCTATCTCAAATGCGATTTGCGTGCTGATCATCTCTTGTCCTTGCGCCCTTGGGCTTGCTACTCCTATAGGGATAATATCTGCATTAGCACGTGGTGCAAAGGGCGGAATTTTGATTAAAAATCCAGAAGTATTAGAGATTATCAAAGATGTAAAATTTGCTGTTTTTGATAAAACAGGAACGCTTAGCAAGGGTAAAATTGCCGTTAAAAAGCACTCTTTAAGCGAGCATCATCTATCTCTTGTAGCTTGCGTGGAAAATTTAAGCGAACACCTTATTTCAAAGGCTGTAGTTGAATACGCAAAACAAAATAATATCAAAATAAAAAAACTTACCGGAAATTTTAAAACCATAGTAGGTCACGGTGTGGCATACTATGATGATGAAAATTCGGTCATCGTAGGCAACGAAAAACTTTTAAGAGATGAAGGTATAGAGATAGATGCGCAGCAAAGAGCCGAGATGGCTGAGATCGTAAAAGACGGAAGCGGAATTATACTTGTTGCGATAGATCAAAAATTTGCAGGCTTTATAACTCTTGGCGATGAGCTAAGAGACGAGAGTGTGCATGTTATCTCGACACTAAAAGAACACGGCATAAAAACCGTAATGCTCTCTGGTGATAATGAGAGCGTGGTTAGTGCATCAGCTCTTGCACTTGGTGTTGATGAGTATTATGCAAATGCGCTTCCAAGCGATAAATTTGAGCTTATATCACAGCTTGGAAAGCAAGGCAGGGTTATCTTTGTCGGAGATGGTATAAACGACTCTCCGTCACTAAAACAAGCTGATGTAGGCATAGCGATGAACTCCGGCTCTGATATAGCAAAAGGCGCAGGAGATATCGTGCTTGTTAAAAATGACTTAAGAAGCGTTTTGTATGTTATAGAGCTTGGTAAAAGCACGATGAGAACGATAAAAGAAAATTTATTTTGGGCTTTTGTGTATAATATCATTTGTATCCCAATCGCTGCCGGTGTGCTTTATCCTGTATTTGGACTACTTTTAAATCCAATATACGGCGCCATAGCTATGTGTTTTAGTTCGGTTACGGTTGTGTTAAATTCAATTAGACTTAGATTTTTAAAATTTAGAGGTTAA
- a CDS encoding phosphatidylserine decarboxylase, protein MNFDKNFSKIFGIIGGLKLPKFIQNFINNQYVKFFNINMSEFEKPEKYNSLNELFTRSLLLPRKFDEDEQIFISPCDGTCLSSGSTSQGMAFSVKGMKYSLKELLGTAISNKELSLQYDFANIYLSPRDYHHYHAPCDMQILSATYIPGKLYSVARSWLKKVDELYAKNERVALKCKIRDNKILWLVFVGALNVGKMKFSFDERIQTNAKADFTQIYGYENLYVKKGERLGNFELGSTILIIGEKDAIEYNLFEEKELKFGDSIGIIK, encoded by the coding sequence ATGAACTTTGATAAGAATTTTTCCAAAATATTTGGCATAATAGGCGGCTTAAAGCTACCGAAATTTATACAAAATTTCATAAACAACCAATACGTTAAATTTTTTAACATCAACATGAGTGAATTTGAAAAACCTGAAAAATACAATAGCCTAAACGAGCTTTTCACGCGTTCACTGCTTTTGCCTCGTAAATTTGACGAAGACGAACAAATCTTCATAAGTCCTTGCGACGGCACATGTTTAAGCTCGGGAAGCACAAGCCAGGGCATGGCATTTAGCGTTAAAGGTATGAAATACAGCCTAAAAGAGCTTCTTGGAACAGCCATAAGCAACAAAGAGCTAAGTCTCCAGTATGACTTTGCAAACATCTACCTTAGCCCACGCGACTATCACCATTATCACGCTCCTTGTGATATGCAAATTTTATCAGCCACATATATCCCGGGTAAGCTTTATAGCGTGGCTAGAAGCTGGCTAAAAAAAGTAGACGAACTTTATGCCAAAAACGAACGCGTTGCCTTAAAATGCAAAATACGAGATAATAAAATTTTATGGCTTGTATTTGTAGGTGCACTAAATGTCGGCAAGATGAAATTTAGCTTTGATGAGCGTATACAAACAAATGCCAAGGCGGACTTTACACAAATTTACGGTTATGAAAATTTATATGTTAAAAAAGGCGAAAGGCTTGGAAATTTCGAGCTTGGTTCAACCATCTTGATTATTGGTGAAAAAGACGCGATAGAGTATAATTTATTTGAAGAAAAAGAGCTAAAATTTGGAGATAGTATAGGTATAATCAAGTAA
- a CDS encoding metallophosphoesterase, whose amino-acid sequence MGLLRIIIGGIIFSALINLYSYKRFVKNIGFLRPYLRYIRIFFYVISILEFGFVLQILFHFFNIEMYIFTGTLIGFSLFLFAVSFVYDILRVLFKKTKFDSNRRKFIKLCFDLTFFILLFSYFFKGMFNALTPPVIRHTQIKLKNLKEPMRIAMITDVHIGEFLQKEFLASLVYQINSTKPDLVVIVGDMIDFSSEHIGDFLDPLKDIKSKHGIFYVPGNHEYYHGIDGILAKISQTGVKILGNANIKIDGINLAGVYDIAGFRFKHLEPDLDKALEGTDKNLPTVLLSHQPKFIKTMTQDVDLVLCGHTHAGQIFPFQALVLIDQGYLHGLYTHNDKMQVYVSSGAGFWGPPVRIFAPSEIAVLDLKPDL is encoded by the coding sequence ATGGGTTTATTGCGTATTATTATCGGCGGTATTATTTTCTCCGCACTTATAAATTTATACTCTTACAAACGTTTTGTAAAAAATATCGGCTTTTTAAGGCCTTACTTGCGTTATATTCGTATCTTTTTTTATGTTATTTCGATACTTGAATTTGGCTTTGTTTTACAAATTCTATTTCATTTCTTTAACATTGAAATGTATATTTTTACAGGAACGCTTATAGGATTTTCGCTATTTTTGTTTGCCGTAAGCTTTGTCTATGATATTCTAAGAGTGCTGTTTAAAAAAACAAAATTTGACTCAAATAGGCGCAAATTTATAAAGCTTTGCTTTGATTTAACATTTTTCATACTGCTTTTTAGCTACTTTTTTAAAGGCATGTTTAACGCCCTAACTCCACCTGTGATACGTCACACACAAATAAAGCTTAAAAATTTAAAAGAGCCTATGCGTATAGCTATGATTACAGATGTTCATATAGGAGAATTTTTACAGAAAGAATTTTTAGCATCGCTTGTTTATCAGATAAACAGCACAAAACCAGATCTTGTCGTGATAGTTGGTGATATGATAGATTTTAGCAGCGAGCACATCGGAGACTTTTTAGATCCATTAAAGGACATAAAGTCAAAACATGGTATCTTTTATGTCCCTGGAAATCACGAATACTATCACGGGATAGATGGAATTTTAGCAAAGATAAGTCAAACAGGAGTTAAAATTTTAGGCAACGCAAACATCAAAATAGATGGGATAAATTTAGCCGGTGTTTATGATATAGCAGGTTTTAGGTTTAAACATTTAGAGCCTGATTTAGACAAGGCGCTAGAGGGCACGGATAAAAATTTACCAACCGTCTTACTCTCACACCAGCCAAAATTTATAAAAACAATGACGCAAGATGTTGATCTAGTGCTTTGCGGGCACACGCACGCAGGGCAAATTTTTCCTTTTCAAGCCCTTGTGCTTATCGATCAAGGCTATCTGCACGGGCTATACACGCATAATGACAAAATGCAAGTTTATGTTAGCTCAGGAGCCGGCTTTTGGGGTCCGCCTGTTAGGATATTTGCTCCAAGCGAGATCGCGGTTCTTGACTTAAAGCCCGACTTGTAG
- a CDS encoding multiheme c-type cytochrome produces the protein MFKKVAILLAFVASVAFANTDANQSSDVKINLVKNIKVNHKMTKESKACVECHAEKTPGVVADWKESRHAHVGVSCMDCHAVNADNPMASVEVHPKGSDTHVSMLVSPKTCAKCHEDAYKEYTQSGHARGGMQMYANPAMVKLMYHYEGADHPEFKMSPDITGCAQCHGSIIKLDANHKPTPETYPNYGIANVYPDGSVGGCKSCHTMHKFSIAEARKPAACASCHLGPDHPDIEIFNNSKHGHIYNAEGHTWKYDAAPDTWDVPDFRAPTCAACHMSGVGETSMTHNVSKRLKWNLWAPRTELRTGGYDKAVETFEKTGKINVGTPLAGHPEGPEAARAEMKQVCKACHTTHNTENFFIMADKHIQLYNVYYDEAKKMLDDLKAKNLLLDDMWADEFQDVFYHLWHHEGRRMRQGAAMNAPDYAHWHGVFEVKNDIRKLRKIYKERIETGKVH, from the coding sequence ATGTTTAAAAAAGTCGCTATATTACTAGCCTTTGTCGCATCTGTTGCTTTTGCAAACACTGATGCGAATCAAAGCTCTGACGTCAAGATAAACCTTGTTAAAAATATCAAGGTAAATCACAAAATGACTAAAGAGTCAAAAGCCTGTGTTGAATGCCACGCAGAAAAAACACCTGGTGTCGTTGCTGACTGGAAAGAAAGTCGCCACGCCCACGTTGGTGTTAGCTGTATGGACTGCCACGCTGTAAACGCTGACAACCCAATGGCTTCTGTAGAGGTTCACCCAAAAGGTTCAGATACACACGTTTCTATGCTAGTTAGCCCTAAAACCTGTGCTAAATGCCACGAAGACGCATACAAAGAGTATACTCAAAGTGGCCACGCTAGAGGCGGTATGCAGATGTATGCCAACCCTGCAATGGTTAAACTAATGTATCACTACGAGGGTGCCGATCATCCTGAGTTCAAAATGTCTCCGGATATTACAGGTTGTGCGCAATGCCACGGCTCTATCATCAAACTTGATGCTAACCACAAGCCAACACCTGAAACATACCCTAACTACGGTATAGCAAACGTATATCCTGACGGAAGCGTAGGCGGTTGTAAATCTTGCCATACTATGCATAAATTTAGCATAGCTGAAGCCAGAAAACCTGCGGCTTGTGCATCTTGCCACCTTGGACCTGATCATCCGGATATTGAGATCTTTAACAACTCAAAACACGGTCATATCTATAACGCAGAGGGTCATACATGGAAATACGACGCAGCTCCTGATACTTGGGACGTACCTGACTTTAGAGCTCCAACTTGTGCGGCTTGCCACATGAGCGGCGTAGGCGAAACAAGCATGACTCACAACGTTTCTAAACGTCTAAAATGGAACTTATGGGCTCCAAGAACAGAGCTAAGAACAGGCGGATACGATAAAGCTGTAGAGACATTTGAAAAAACAGGCAAAATAAACGTAGGAACACCACTTGCCGGACACCCTGAGGGTCCTGAGGCTGCAAGAGCCGAAATGAAACAAGTATGTAAAGCTTGCCATACAACACATAATACAGAGAACTTCTTTATTATGGCTGATAAGCATATCCAACTTTACAACGTATACTACGATGAAGCCAAGAAAATGCTTGACGATCTAAAAGCTAAAAATTTATTGCTTGATGATATGTGGGCTGATGAATTCCAAGATGTGTTCTATCACCTATGGCATCACGAAGGTCGTCGTATGAGACAAGGTGCTGCGATGAATGCGCCTGACTATGCTCACTGGCATGGTGTATTTGAGGTCAAAAACGACATCAGAAAACTTCGCAAAATCTACAAAGAGAGAATCGAAACCGGCAAGGTTCATTAA
- a CDS encoding cytochrome c3 family protein, with amino-acid sequence MANVKKKFFVWSSVVIGIVVGLIASMGISDALHATGSGFVCTMCHTMDPMNAAYHEDVHGGNNKLGIKAECSACHLDHTSAYTYVLTKIKVSINDGYKTFFTDTDKIDWRKKREHASHFTYDSGCLTCHSNLKDVITSGPSFLPHRDYFVLGNKAEKSCVDCHKNVGHKNLGFHIDKFEAKKLEDKTK; translated from the coding sequence TTGGCAAACGTTAAAAAGAAATTTTTTGTTTGGTCTTCGGTTGTTATCGGTATAGTCGTAGGTCTTATAGCCTCGATGGGAATTTCCGATGCACTACACGCAACCGGAAGCGGCTTTGTTTGCACTATGTGTCACACTATGGATCCTATGAATGCCGCATATCATGAAGACGTACACGGGGGAAATAACAAACTTGGCATAAAAGCTGAATGTTCAGCCTGTCACCTTGACCACACAAGTGCTTATACCTATGTCTTAACAAAAATCAAAGTCTCGATCAATGACGGATATAAAACGTTTTTTACAGATACAGACAAGATCGACTGGCGTAAAAAACGCGAACACGCTTCGCATTTTACATACGACAGTGGTTGTTTAACCTGTCACTCTAACCTAAAAGATGTTATAACCTCAGGCCCATCATTTTTACCACACCGCGATTATTTTGTGCTTGGAAACAAAGCCGAAAAAAGCTGTGTTGATTGCCATAAAAATGTAGGACATAAAAATTTAGGCTTTCACATTGATAAATTTGAAGCAAAAAAATTAGAAGATAAAACCAAATAA
- a CDS encoding Crp/Fnr family transcriptional regulator: protein MLDKISIFKNLSKEQLEELEEITLVKKYKKGEFLFIEGEEPKWLIYLLSGSIKLYKTTQSGKEIFLHQLPPMNFVAEMVNFENIPYPASAIFVVSGEVLKIDYEKFKAKFLNDPKICMNLIKSMSEKLRITSNLLHQELILNSEAKVAKFILMHEDLFNELKHTKIASILNITPETFSRILNKFKTLEIIKLSEKNEILEKNVDKLTEIYSF, encoded by the coding sequence GTGCTAGATAAAATTTCCATATTTAAAAACCTAAGCAAAGAGCAACTAGAAGAGCTTGAGGAGATAACTTTAGTCAAAAAATATAAAAAAGGCGAATTTTTATTTATCGAAGGCGAGGAGCCAAAATGGCTCATATATCTACTTAGCGGTTCAATAAAACTTTACAAAACGACACAAAGCGGAAAAGAAATTTTTCTTCATCAACTGCCACCTATGAATTTTGTTGCGGAGATGGTAAATTTTGAAAATATACCGTATCCTGCAAGTGCGATATTTGTGGTATCTGGCGAAGTTTTAAAGATAGATTACGAAAAATTTAAAGCCAAATTTTTAAATGATCCAAAAATTTGCATGAATTTAATAAAATCAATGTCCGAAAAGCTAAGGATCACAAGTAATTTACTCCATCAAGAGTTAATTTTAAACTCTGAGGCAAAGGTTGCTAAATTTATACTGATGCACGAAGATTTATTTAATGAATTAAAACATACAAAAATCGCATCCATCTTAAACATAACCCCGGAAACGTTCTCAAGAATTTTAAATAAATTTAAAACATTGGAGATAATAAAACTTAGCGAAAAGAACGAAATACTCGAGAAAAATGTAGATAAGCTAACGGAGATTTATTCGTTCTGA